From a region of the Vaginimicrobium propionicum genome:
- a CDS encoding D-alanine--D-alanine ligase family protein, giving the protein MKTIALIFGGQSSEHEISCLTAGEVVKAIDETKYRVVGIGITRSGVWQRYEPAEVAALKTVAKKLPSLSEDHRHAVVLRSGTGLQIATRQGDAFSDVIDVDVVFSLIHGTYGEDGTLQGMLEMFHCPYVGSGVASSAIGMDKHFMKVALQAAGIPSGSYRVIRPALWENNRELALARVGELQFPIFVKPARGGSSVGISRVADLSGLGQAIEVARQYDPKVIVEQGITDAREVECAVLGPLAGGQPRVSCPGEIVVHTGDAFYDYEAKYLPTDGEVDLNIPADLPPEISAKVRDLARRSFEALDCEGLARVDLFVTAQGDVLVNEVNTMPGFTKLSMFPSLWQASGISYRELLTDLIEQALARPVNVNR; this is encoded by the coding sequence ATGAAAACTATCGCACTTATTTTTGGTGGCCAATCTAGTGAGCACGAAATTTCGTGTCTGACAGCTGGGGAAGTTGTCAAAGCGATTGACGAAACAAAATACCGCGTTGTCGGTATCGGGATTACGCGTTCAGGGGTTTGGCAACGTTATGAGCCAGCCGAGGTTGCTGCTCTAAAGACGGTGGCTAAAAAATTGCCTTCATTGTCTGAAGATCATCGCCACGCAGTCGTGTTACGCAGTGGTACTGGCTTACAAATTGCCACGCGGCAGGGCGACGCATTCTCAGATGTGATTGATGTCGATGTGGTGTTCTCGCTCATTCACGGCACCTATGGCGAGGATGGCACGCTACAGGGAATGTTAGAAATGTTCCACTGCCCCTACGTTGGCTCTGGTGTGGCCTCTAGCGCTATCGGTATGGATAAACACTTTATGAAAGTGGCACTACAAGCAGCCGGTATCCCTAGCGGATCTTATCGCGTTATCAGGCCTGCACTCTGGGAAAATAATCGTGAGCTAGCACTAGCTAGAGTAGGTGAATTACAGTTTCCGATCTTTGTTAAACCCGCCAGAGGTGGCTCGTCTGTAGGTATAAGCCGCGTTGCAGATTTAAGTGGTCTTGGACAGGCCATCGAAGTGGCAAGACAATACGACCCGAAGGTAATTGTTGAGCAGGGCATCACTGATGCCCGGGAAGTTGAATGTGCGGTGCTTGGCCCACTCGCGGGTGGCCAGCCGCGAGTGTCTTGTCCCGGTGAGATAGTCGTTCATACTGGCGATGCCTTCTACGATTACGAAGCTAAATATTTACCTACTGATGGCGAGGTTGATCTAAACATTCCGGCTGATTTGCCCCCCGAAATTAGTGCCAAGGTGCGCGATTTAGCTCGTCGCAGCTTTGAAGCTTTAGATTGTGAGGGTCTAGCCAGAGTTGATTTATTCGTTACTGCTCAAGGTGATGTGCTGGTCAATGAAGTCAATACCATGCCAGGTTTCACCAAACTATCGATGTTCCCGAGTTTGTGGCAGGCAAGTGGTATTAGCTATCGCGAATTGCTGACTGATTTGATCGAACAAGCTTTAGCTAGGCCAGTCAATGTGAATAGGTAG